The genomic region AGAACAGAGACATCCAGAAAGCCAGGCTGTTGGTTGAAGAATACAAACGTCGCAGACGCGCAGAACCGCAAACGAGGTAGACACCATGGTGCTAAGCCGCAGTTTCAAACAAACCATCGCCGAGCGGGCACAACGCGACCCGGCGTTCGCCGAGGCGCTACTCGACGAAGCGGCCAGCCTGTTTCTCAATGGCGAGCCGGAAATGGCCCGGATAATCCTGCGCGACCTGGTCAACGCGACGGTGGGCTTCGAGGGGCTCGCACGGGAAACCGACAAGCCCAGCAAGAGCCTGCATCGCATGCTGTCAGCCAACGGCAATCCCAGCATGGATAACCTGGCCGCGATCTTCGCCGTGATACGTGCCACCTTGGGCGTCAACATTGAGGTCCATAGCGTTCCTCTCAACTGACGCAGCCCCCTCACGCCATGGGCTGCTACGCTCATTGACGGCACCTGCCGCGAACAACCGAGAAGGTGTTGCGACCTTACACCGCAGCCCATGCTTTTACTTATGCAGGACGTTCAGGCTAAATACCCACCGGTTTGAAACATCCGACGGAAAACCTTCCATGTCCCGACAACGGCTCGCCGCAGCTACCTGGATCGCCTGCTTTGCAGTGCTGTTCAATCTGCTTGCCATGCCGATTTCCGGGGCCATGGCGTCCGCTTCGGAGCGCTCCGTTTCCGAACAACTGCTCTGGGGCAGTTTCTGCTCGGCCAGCGGCACCAAGCTGGTCGCCACTGTTATCGGTGAGCTGCAACAGAAAGCGCCACAAGGCGATGACCACTCCAATATGCAGCACTGCTGGTGCTGCTCCGGTTCCGCGCCGCTGGTGGCCTTGCCCGGGCACATGCCGCAACTGGCAGTCACACAGACCCAAATCGGCCGGCCTCACGTCGCACTCCACGTCGACTCCCCGACACCGCGCCAGCAGTGGCCCTCACTCAACCCCCGAGCCTCTCCAGCCGCCTGATTTGTATTCGCAACCCTTTGCGTTTTAAATCGTTATGGAGAACCCCCATGCT from Pseudomonas asplenii harbors:
- a CDS encoding helix-turn-helix domain-containing transcriptional regulator, coding for MVLSRSFKQTIAERAQRDPAFAEALLDEAASLFLNGEPEMARIILRDLVNATVGFEGLARETDKPSKSLHRMLSANGNPSMDNLAAIFAVIRATLGVNIEVHSVPLN
- a CDS encoding DUF2946 domain-containing protein, producing the protein MSRQRLAAATWIACFAVLFNLLAMPISGAMASASERSVSEQLLWGSFCSASGTKLVATVIGELQQKAPQGDDHSNMQHCWCCSGSAPLVALPGHMPQLAVTQTQIGRPHVALHVDSPTPRQQWPSLNPRASPAA